One window of the Pseudomonas lurida genome contains the following:
- a CDS encoding MFS transporter produces MSTLVHSNTRPLDSVVLAVVLTGFVASTYGFGVYLFANLVVDMRRDIGFDYTTVGLITGGAQIGFLLFSSVTSYISRFFEGWKISLVSTVMTSLALLGLSVSHSIWVSGALLILLGGCSASVYIPLAEIVAKGFSPGNRSRVMGLISSGTSYGVFINGLLVSFLTLNGGWRSVWLTAGVISVALCGVAWFLLRNLSTNRDTGFAGERASASDTHQPWLSRSLYLTWAIAFLNGMALLPFQTYLAPFLRDELGVSIRDAGFIWTTLGAVGMASGFLVGWIADKVGVRASLAMCFLSAGLAATLVFSFNSLPLFYLAAFLFALAFYPIFGLVPSYIGQIVPVSRLTQAFGIANVLIGLGGVCGNFLGGFSKDLTGSFSTVYWVVALLLFVQCAMVFMLGRQPVSVTEGERP; encoded by the coding sequence GTGGACATGCGCCGCGACATCGGCTTTGACTACACCACGGTGGGGCTGATCACCGGTGGGGCGCAGATCGGCTTCCTGCTGTTTTCATCCGTGACGAGCTATATCAGCCGGTTTTTCGAGGGCTGGAAAATCAGCCTGGTGTCCACGGTGATGACCTCCCTGGCGCTGCTGGGCCTGAGTGTCAGTCACAGCATCTGGGTGTCGGGCGCGTTGTTGATCCTCCTCGGCGGCTGTTCCGCCTCGGTGTATATCCCATTGGCGGAGATCGTCGCCAAAGGCTTCAGCCCGGGCAACCGCTCGCGGGTCATGGGCTTGATCTCCAGCGGCACCAGCTATGGTGTGTTTATCAATGGCTTGTTGGTGTCGTTCCTGACCCTCAATGGTGGCTGGCGCTCGGTCTGGCTCACTGCGGGGGTGATATCGGTGGCCCTGTGCGGGGTGGCCTGGTTTCTGTTGCGCAACCTGTCGACCAACCGGGACACCGGGTTTGCCGGTGAGCGCGCCAGTGCGTCAGACACTCACCAACCCTGGCTCAGCCGTTCGTTGTACCTGACCTGGGCCATCGCTTTTCTCAACGGCATGGCGCTGCTGCCGTTCCAGACTTACCTGGCGCCTTTCCTTCGCGATGAACTCGGGGTGTCGATACGGGACGCCGGGTTTATCTGGACCACCCTCGGCGCCGTAGGCATGGCATCAGGCTTTCTGGTGGGGTGGATCGCCGACAAGGTCGGGGTGCGGGCGTCGTTGGCGATGTGTTTCCTGAGTGCGGGGCTGGCCGCCACCCTGGTGTTCAGTTTCAACAGCCTCCCGCTGTTTTACCTGGCGGCGTTTTTGTTTGCGCTGGCGTTCTACCCCATCTTCGGTCTGGTCCCCAGTTACATCGGGCAAATCGTGCCGGTCAGCCGGCTGACCCAGGCCTTCGGCATTGCCAACGTGTTGATCGGGTTGGGTGGGGTGTGCGGCAACTTCCTGGGCGGATTCTCCAAGGACCTGACCGGGTCGTTCTCGACAGTCTACTGGGTGGTTGCGCTGTTGCTGTTCGTGCAGTGCGCGATGGTGTTCATGTTGGGTAGACAGCCGGTTTCGGTGACGGAGGGTGAGCGGCCATGA
- the cysC gene encoding adenylyl-sulfate kinase, which produces MSHFPESQNQHLHAFAFSHARFEHSRLKQKPAVIWMTGISASGKSTIADALDIALQEQGRITAIIDGDSVRGGLCRDLGFTDSDRDENIRRVAEVARLMLEAGLIVIVALISPSSASRHYARSIIGNEFFIEVHVDVPLETAEHRDPKGLYKKARAGLIKHFTGIDSHYDVPVFPEVHLDTQALSVAQSVETILDWVTRHDDHT; this is translated from the coding sequence ATGAGTCATTTTCCAGAGAGTCAAAACCAGCATCTGCACGCGTTTGCGTTCAGCCACGCGCGCTTCGAGCACTCGCGGCTCAAGCAAAAGCCCGCGGTGATCTGGATGACCGGAATCTCCGCGTCCGGCAAGTCGACCATTGCCGATGCGCTGGATATTGCCCTGCAGGAGCAGGGGCGCATCACTGCCATTATCGACGGTGACTCGGTGCGCGGCGGCCTGTGCCGGGACCTGGGGTTTACCGACAGCGACCGTGACGAGAACATCCGACGGGTCGCCGAGGTCGCGCGGTTGATGCTTGAAGCGGGGCTGATTGTGATCGTGGCGCTGATTTCACCTTCGTCAGCCAGCCGCCACTACGCGCGCTCGATCATCGGCAATGAGTTTTTTATCGAAGTGCATGTGGACGTGCCGTTGGAAACCGCCGAACACCGTGACCCGAAGGGCCTGTATAAAAAAGCCCGCGCGGGGTTGATCAAGCACTTCACCGGTATTGACTCCCACTATGATGTGCCGGTCTTTCCGGAAGTGCACTTGGATACCCAGGCGCTTTCGGTCGCGCAGTCTGTCGAGACGATCCTTGACTGGGTGACACGCCACGACGATCACACTTAG
- a CDS encoding CGNR zinc finger domain-containing protein: MTHFTGTAKSIRLISGARVLDFINTTNGRRPGTALKIIEERLTSFQFFFEWALHAALISDQEFEACRPMVFESSMAYQPDLDTIIAFRECLYEVFHPLSLQRAAPDDALQQINQMFQQGVAWRVLQSVDGKPAWAWKPCTTAQELTAMVLGRLAIDATQLLVSGDLHALRSCSSTDCDWVFLDISKNKQRKWCQMSVCGSREKLSRLKQVASPQ; encoded by the coding sequence ATGACACATTTTACGGGCACTGCAAAATCGATCCGTCTGATCAGTGGCGCCCGGGTATTGGACTTTATCAATACCACCAATGGCCGGCGTCCCGGCACTGCACTCAAGATCATTGAAGAGCGGCTCACCAGTTTTCAGTTCTTCTTCGAATGGGCCTTGCATGCGGCGTTGATCTCGGACCAGGAGTTCGAGGCCTGCAGGCCCATGGTGTTCGAGTCGTCGATGGCCTACCAACCTGACCTGGACACCATTATCGCGTTCAGGGAGTGCCTCTACGAGGTGTTCCATCCCTTGTCGCTGCAGCGCGCCGCTCCCGATGACGCCTTGCAGCAGATCAACCAGATGTTCCAGCAAGGCGTCGCCTGGCGAGTGCTGCAGTCTGTCGATGGCAAGCCTGCCTGGGCGTGGAAGCCTTGCACCACTGCGCAGGAGCTGACGGCCATGGTGCTGGGGCGCCTGGCTATCGACGCCACGCAGTTGCTGGTGTCCGGTGATCTTCACGCATTGCGCAGTTGCAGTTCCACTGACTGTGATTGGGTGTTCCTCGATATCTCCAAGAACAAACAGCGCAAATGGTGCCAGATGAGCGTGTGCGGCAGCCGGGAGAAACTCAGCCGTCTCAAGCAGGTGGCCAGTCCCCAGTAG
- a CDS encoding sigma-70 family RNA polymerase sigma factor: MIPPPPRRTGFFEHYEELIGTWTRRLRNRQQAEDLAHDTFVRVLESKSSEVEQPRAYLHQTARNIAVDAYRREDRREAFTLEAFDQRSPHSGDPEQFMHAIQLADSIERALAELPLNCRKIFIWQKIEGLTQQEIAERLGLSKNMVEKYMIRTLRHLRDRLDAMAP, encoded by the coding sequence ATGATTCCTCCACCGCCCCGCAGAACAGGCTTTTTCGAACACTACGAAGAGTTGATCGGAACCTGGACGCGCCGCCTGAGGAACCGTCAGCAGGCCGAAGACCTGGCCCATGACACCTTTGTGCGCGTGCTGGAGTCAAAATCCTCCGAGGTTGAGCAACCGCGCGCCTACCTGCACCAAACGGCGCGCAATATCGCCGTGGACGCCTATCGACGCGAAGACCGCCGGGAAGCCTTCACGCTGGAAGCCTTTGATCAGCGTTCGCCCCACAGCGGCGACCCGGAGCAGTTCATGCACGCGATCCAGTTGGCGGACTCTATCGAGCGGGCCTTGGCCGAGCTGCCGCTCAACTGCCGCAAGATTTTCATCTGGCAGAAAATCGAAGGCCTGACCCAGCAGGAAATCGCCGAACGCCTGGGTCTGTCTAAAAACATGGTGGAAAAGTATATGATCCGCACCCTGCGGCATCTGCGCGACCGCCTGGACGCGATGGCGCCATGA
- a CDS encoding FecR family protein yields the protein MDNRARDEAAQWFVRLQDADLSVAERQRFDAWRNEHADHQYEFDVLQGLWSAADLLPKARLQALGEAPAECPRRRTVLRYAVAASVVAIALGLGLFSGLDHPKPYSAEFSTRLGEHRQVALPDGSVMDLNSRSVVTVHYEKGRRGVELKQGEAMFSVEHDTSRPFVVVAGAGQVTVTGTRFDVRRDEDQTRVMVEAGTVQVQGRSPDKGVTLTAGLGTHVDTQGLVAAAYGVNTEELTAWRAGKLVFNNASLSEVAREVSRYRERPLRVSSPAVGNLRLTSVFKASDTDALLKALPHILPVALRTLPDGSQEIISR from the coding sequence ATGGATAACCGTGCCCGAGACGAAGCTGCGCAATGGTTTGTGCGCCTGCAGGACGCCGACTTGAGCGTCGCCGAGCGCCAGCGCTTCGATGCATGGCGCAACGAACATGCCGACCACCAATATGAGTTCGACGTGCTGCAAGGCTTGTGGAGTGCCGCCGACTTGCTGCCCAAGGCGCGCCTGCAAGCGTTGGGCGAGGCGCCTGCAGAATGCCCCAGGCGCCGAACCGTTCTGCGTTACGCGGTGGCCGCCAGTGTGGTGGCCATTGCCCTGGGGTTGGGCCTGTTCAGTGGGCTCGATCATCCGAAGCCCTACAGTGCCGAGTTCAGTACCCGCTTGGGCGAGCATCGCCAAGTGGCATTGCCCGATGGTTCGGTGATGGACCTCAATAGCCGCAGTGTCGTCACGGTGCATTATGAAAAAGGCCGGCGCGGCGTGGAGCTCAAGCAGGGCGAAGCGATGTTCAGCGTCGAACATGACACCAGCAGGCCTTTTGTGGTGGTTGCCGGGGCAGGGCAGGTGACCGTGACCGGCACGCGCTTCGATGTGCGCCGCGATGAAGACCAGACCCGCGTGATGGTCGAAGCCGGTACGGTGCAGGTGCAAGGCCGTTCGCCAGACAAAGGGGTGACGCTGACTGCGGGCCTGGGTACGCACGTCGACACCCAGGGCCTGGTGGCGGCCGCCTACGGCGTGAACACCGAAGAGTTGACTGCCTGGCGGGCGGGCAAGCTGGTCTTCAACAACGCGTCGTTGAGCGAAGTGGCCCGGGAAGTCTCGCGTTACCGTGAACGACCGCTGCGGGTCAGTTCACCTGCCGTGGGCAATCTGCGCTTGACCAGCGTGTTCAAGGCCAGCGATACCGATGCCTTGCTCAAGGCCTTGCCGCACATCCTGCCGGTGGCCTTGCGCACCTTGCCGGACGGCAGCCAGGAAATTATTTCACGCTGA
- a CDS encoding TonB-dependent siderophore receptor, translated as MKKRAVNNNKISRWAPLALALAVSAALPAAYAADAIHIQAQPLGSALSQLGQQTSLQVFFSPDLVAGKQAPAVDGNLSPEQALRQLLQGSGLDYQIDAGSVTLRPRDSGTGEAGSPLELGATDIKVVGDWLGDANAEVVQNHPGARTVIRREAMVEQGAMNVGDVLRRVPGVQVQESNGTGGSDISLNVGVRGLTSRLSPRSTVLIDGVPAAFAPYGQPQLSMAPISAGNLESIDVVRGAGSVRYGPQNVGGVINFVTRAIPEQFSGEVGTTLQTSAHGGWKHVDNAFIGGTADNGIGAALLYSGVNGNGYRNSNNSNDIDDVIFKTHWAPTDQDDFSLNFHYYDASADMPGGLTQQQFDANPYQSVRDWDNFSGRRKDVSFKYIRQIDDRTQAEVLTYYSDSFRGSNIANRDLRTLGSYPRTYYTFGIEPRVSHVFDVGPSTQEVSLGYRYLKEGMHEQASSLNLVNNVPTPGGQNDGHVYQDRTGGTEANAFYIDNKVDIGKWTITPGIRFEDIRTEWHDRPVIALNGTRTQEKRREVHNNEPLPALSVMYHVSDAWKLFANYETSFGSLQYFQLGQGGTGDQTANGLNPEKAKTYEVGTRYNDAVWGGELTFFYIDFADELQYVSNDVGWTNLGATKHTGIEASAHYDLSNLDPRLDGLTANAGFTYTKATSEGDVPFKGRDLPLYSREVATLGLRYDVNRWTHNLDVYAQSGQRAPGTTSTYITQGTADGQFGDIPGYVSVNVRSGYDFGEQLSNLKVGVGVKNVFDQQHYTRSSDNNSGLYLGEPRTFFVQASVGF; from the coding sequence GTGAAAAAACGTGCCGTGAACAACAATAAAATCTCCCGCTGGGCGCCGCTGGCCCTGGCGCTTGCGGTCAGTGCCGCGCTGCCTGCGGCCTACGCCGCCGATGCCATTCACATCCAGGCCCAGCCCCTGGGTTCGGCGCTGAGCCAATTGGGCCAGCAGACCTCCCTGCAGGTGTTTTTCAGCCCCGACCTGGTCGCGGGCAAGCAAGCGCCAGCGGTAGACGGCAACCTGTCGCCAGAACAAGCGCTGCGCCAGTTGCTGCAAGGCAGCGGCCTGGACTACCAGATCGATGCTGGCTCCGTCACCCTGCGCCCTCGGGACAGCGGCACCGGTGAAGCCGGTTCGCCCTTGGAGTTGGGCGCCACCGACATCAAGGTCGTCGGCGACTGGCTCGGCGATGCTAACGCCGAAGTGGTGCAGAACCACCCAGGGGCGCGCACGGTGATCCGCCGTGAAGCCATGGTGGAGCAGGGCGCAATGAACGTCGGTGATGTGCTGCGTCGTGTGCCGGGTGTGCAGGTACAGGAATCCAACGGTACTGGCGGCAGTGATATTTCCCTCAACGTTGGCGTACGTGGCCTGACGTCGCGCCTGTCGCCACGCTCCACCGTGTTGATCGATGGCGTGCCGGCTGCCTTCGCGCCTTACGGCCAGCCCCAGCTGTCGATGGCACCGATTTCCGCCGGCAACCTGGAGAGCATCGACGTCGTCCGTGGTGCCGGTTCCGTGCGTTATGGGCCGCAAAACGTCGGTGGCGTGATCAACTTCGTCACCCGTGCCATCCCCGAGCAATTCTCCGGTGAAGTTGGCACTACCCTGCAAACCTCCGCCCACGGTGGTTGGAAGCACGTCGATAACGCCTTTATTGGCGGCACCGCCGACAACGGCATCGGCGCCGCTTTGCTGTACTCCGGCGTCAATGGCAACGGGTACCGCAACAGCAACAATTCCAATGACATTGACGACGTGATCTTCAAGACCCACTGGGCGCCGACCGATCAAGACGACTTCTCGCTGAACTTCCACTATTACGACGCCAGTGCCGACATGCCGGGTGGCCTGACCCAGCAGCAGTTCGACGCCAACCCGTATCAATCGGTGAGGGATTGGGACAACTTCAGCGGGCGCCGCAAGGACGTATCGTTCAAGTACATCCGCCAGATCGATGACCGTACACAGGCCGAGGTGCTGACGTACTACTCCGACAGCTTTCGCGGCAGCAATATCGCCAACCGCGACCTGCGTACCCTCGGTTCTTACCCGCGCACCTACTACACCTTCGGGATCGAGCCACGGGTGTCCCATGTGTTCGATGTGGGCCCGAGCACCCAGGAAGTCAGCCTGGGCTATCGCTACCTCAAGGAAGGCATGCATGAGCAGGCCAGCAGCCTGAACCTGGTCAACAATGTACCGACGCCGGGCGGGCAGAATGACGGTCACGTTTACCAGGACCGTACCGGGGGCACCGAGGCCAACGCGTTCTATATCGATAACAAGGTCGATATCGGCAAGTGGACCATCACGCCAGGCATCCGTTTCGAAGATATCCGTACCGAATGGCACGACCGCCCTGTGATCGCGTTGAATGGCACCCGTACCCAGGAAAAACGCCGCGAAGTCCACAACAACGAACCGCTGCCCGCGTTGAGTGTGATGTACCACGTCTCGGACGCATGGAAACTGTTCGCCAACTACGAGACTTCGTTCGGCAGCCTGCAATACTTCCAATTGGGCCAGGGCGGCACCGGCGACCAGACGGCCAACGGCCTGAACCCGGAAAAGGCCAAGACCTATGAGGTCGGTACGCGCTACAACGACGCTGTCTGGGGCGGTGAGCTGACGTTCTTCTACATCGACTTCGCGGATGAACTGCAATACGTCAGCAATGACGTGGGCTGGACCAACCTGGGTGCAACCAAGCACACCGGTATCGAAGCCTCTGCCCATTACGATCTGTCGAACCTGGACCCGCGTCTGGACGGCCTGACCGCCAATGCCGGTTTCACCTACACCAAGGCCACCTCCGAGGGTGACGTGCCGTTCAAAGGCCGTGACCTGCCGCTGTACTCCCGTGAAGTGGCTACATTGGGCCTGCGTTACGACGTCAACCGCTGGACCCATAACCTGGACGTGTACGCCCAGTCTGGCCAGCGTGCGCCAGGTACAACGAGCACCTACATCACCCAGGGCACCGCCGATGGCCAATTTGGCGATATCCCCGGCTATGTATCGGTCAACGTGCGCAGCGGCTATGACTTCGGCGAGCAGTTGTCCAACCTGAAAGTGGGTGTGGGCGTGAAAAACGTCTTCGACCAACAGCACTACACCCGTTCCAGTGACAACAACTCCGGGCTTTACCTGGGTGAACCACGGACGTTCTTCGTACAGGCCAGCGTCGGTTTCTGA
- a CDS encoding EF-hand domain-containing protein, with translation MSVSAFNQSVAPSPESAALAGAKSNTERSRTSSTAQPTVGVSFSSPLGHCGPVFGGPPSRPLPITVRPNPGSPPRPLPIGVSPNPGPPPRPLPITVCPNPGPPPRPLPIGVRPNPGPPPRPNPTVPDPYYSKQSNEQLAQALLDNYAAFKGRWPSRSVTRQSLQKMADQPLTGNPEKDAMIRLAKEVLRRPALVQAFDRNGDGLFSKKEIRSVVRSDNPLKLYDDKQLVQEMLNHFDALKGSYFNRTIKLSDLSTRASQPLTGNLFNDHLIQVSRAVLARPDLKEMMDHKFSWLRDGKVSRQGLLALLG, from the coding sequence ATGTCGGTATCAGCATTCAATCAGAGCGTCGCGCCTTCTCCCGAAAGTGCCGCGCTCGCTGGGGCGAAGTCCAACACTGAGCGGTCGAGGACCTCCTCAACGGCCCAGCCCACGGTAGGCGTCAGTTTCTCATCGCCACTCGGTCATTGCGGCCCGGTCTTCGGTGGCCCGCCGTCGCGCCCGCTGCCGATCACGGTGCGTCCAAACCCCGGTTCGCCGCCGCGTCCGCTGCCCATCGGTGTGAGTCCAAACCCTGGCCCGCCGCCGCGCCCGTTGCCGATCACGGTGTGTCCCAACCCCGGCCCGCCGCCGCGTCCGCTGCCCATCGGTGTGCGGCCAAACCCTGGGCCGCCACCGCGTCCTAACCCGACGGTGCCGGACCCCTATTACTCCAAGCAGAGTAACGAACAACTGGCCCAGGCGCTTTTGGATAATTATGCGGCGTTCAAGGGCCGCTGGCCTTCACGCAGTGTCACGCGCCAGAGCCTGCAAAAAATGGCCGATCAGCCGTTGACCGGTAATCCCGAGAAGGACGCGATGATCCGATTGGCGAAGGAAGTGTTGCGCCGTCCCGCTCTGGTGCAAGCGTTCGATCGAAATGGCGACGGTCTTTTTTCCAAAAAGGAGATCAGGAGCGTTGTTCGTTCCGATAACCCCTTGAAACTGTATGACGACAAGCAGCTCGTGCAAGAAATGCTGAATCACTTCGATGCGCTGAAGGGCAGCTACTTCAATCGCACGATCAAGCTGTCGGACCTCAGTACACGCGCGTCGCAACCGTTGACCGGCAACCTGTTCAATGACCACCTCATTCAGGTGTCGAGGGCCGTCCTGGCCCGCCCGGACCTGAAGGAGATGATGGACCATAAGTTCAGTTGGCTGCGCGACGGCAAGGTCTCTCGACAGGGGTTGCTCGCACTGCTGGGTTAA
- a CDS encoding MFS transporter, which yields MTAIPTSAPVVPGRLEQMSTRIAFFIAGFGIAAWAPLVPYAKARADLSEGTLGLLLLCLGVGSIIAMPAAGALASRYGCRRVLSAGTIMICLALPMLATVSSIPLLMAGLFLFGAGLGTVDSTVNLQAVIVERASGKTMMSGFHGLFSLGGIIGAAGVSGLLALGLSPLQATLVVIVITLAALLKAAPHLLPYGSESSGPAFAVPHGVVLFIGCLCFIVFLAEGAVLDWSAVFLSAERGLDEAYAGLGYAAFALTMTAGRLTGDAIVRRLGATRVIVAGGALAAAGTFLATLSPAWEMALLGYALIGAGCSNIVPVLYTAVGKQTVMPEHIAVPAITTLGYAGILAGPALIGFIAHGSSLATAFLLIAGLLAAVAVSGKILRV from the coding sequence ATGACTGCCATCCCCACCTCAGCGCCCGTGGTTCCCGGGCGGCTGGAGCAAATGTCGACCCGTATCGCTTTCTTCATTGCCGGTTTCGGCATCGCCGCCTGGGCGCCGCTGGTGCCGTATGCCAAGGCCCGCGCCGACCTGAGCGAAGGCACACTGGGCCTGCTGCTGTTGTGCCTGGGCGTCGGCTCGATCATCGCGATGCCGGCAGCCGGCGCGTTGGCATCGCGCTATGGCTGCCGACGAGTACTGAGTGCAGGGACCATCATGATCTGCCTCGCCTTGCCGATGTTGGCAACGGTCAGTTCGATTCCGTTACTGATGGCAGGGTTGTTCCTGTTTGGCGCCGGCCTGGGCACGGTGGATTCCACGGTCAACTTGCAGGCGGTGATCGTCGAGCGCGCCAGTGGCAAGACCATGATGTCCGGTTTCCACGGGCTCTTCAGCCTGGGGGGGATTATCGGCGCGGCGGGGGTCTCGGGGTTGCTGGCGCTGGGCCTGTCACCGCTGCAGGCAACCCTGGTGGTGATCGTTATAACGCTGGCGGCACTGCTCAAGGCGGCGCCCCACCTGCTGCCTTACGGCAGTGAGAGTTCGGGCCCGGCGTTTGCCGTGCCACACGGCGTGGTGCTGTTTATCGGTTGCCTGTGCTTTATTGTGTTTCTGGCCGAGGGCGCCGTGCTCGACTGGAGCGCCGTGTTCCTCAGCGCCGAGCGCGGCTTGGACGAGGCCTATGCAGGCCTGGGTTACGCGGCATTTGCCTTGACCATGACGGCCGGACGGCTGACCGGTGACGCCATTGTGCGCCGGCTGGGTGCGACGCGGGTGATCGTGGCCGGTGGCGCGCTGGCTGCGGCGGGCACTTTCCTCGCGACGTTGTCCCCAGCCTGGGAAATGGCGTTGCTGGGTTATGCGCTCATAGGGGCCGGATGCTCCAATATCGTCCCGGTGCTGTACACCGCTGTCGGCAAGCAGACCGTCATGCCGGAGCACATTGCCGTGCCGGCCATTACCACCCTGGGTTATGCGGGGATATTGGCCGGGCCGGCGTTGATCGGCTTCATCGCCCATGGCAGCAGCCTGGCAACTGCCTTCCTGCTGATCGCGGGTTTGCTGGCAGCCGTTGCGGTCAGCGGAAAAATACTGCGGGTATGA
- a CDS encoding diaminopimelate epimerase — protein sequence MTLFYDARGNIYGVVSPTSLRNKGIAVPENAALAASTRNLWATSAIASECDWGPTPRPAGAKAHRCDGLLVGPFQAAPPYDLLIVNTDGSLAERSGNGLTIFAQALTEQGLMNDASDLRVHHDKSDAVSPVATRVEPAIRDQVTGFWLELGLPAFGPAAVGAQGGGQAFLAGTELSHVSELAAVNPQWATSQFVRVGNPHCVTLVEQVSALPGNAQMQQPALFDALKAIAFAPPAGRGHPCIAGVNLQWAARQPGNRVIARVFERGEGPTASSGTSASAVACAAWRAGWVQSGEVAVVMPGGIAPVRLHTEGERLLSVSLFGTARLQV from the coding sequence ATGACCCTGTTCTACGACGCGCGCGGCAATATCTATGGCGTGGTCAGCCCGACCTCATTGAGGAACAAAGGCATTGCTGTCCCCGAGAACGCTGCCTTGGCCGCGTCTACTCGCAACCTCTGGGCGACATCGGCCATCGCCTCCGAATGCGATTGGGGCCCGACGCCACGCCCGGCCGGCGCCAAGGCCCACCGCTGTGACGGCTTGCTGGTCGGGCCGTTCCAGGCCGCGCCGCCGTATGACCTGCTCATCGTCAATACCGATGGCTCCCTGGCCGAGCGCAGCGGCAATGGCTTGACGATTTTTGCCCAGGCGCTCACTGAACAGGGCCTGATGAACGACGCCAGCGACTTGCGCGTTCATCACGACAAATCGGATGCCGTATCACCAGTTGCCACTCGGGTGGAGCCCGCCATTCGTGACCAGGTTACGGGGTTCTGGCTTGAACTGGGTTTGCCTGCATTCGGGCCTGCGGCGGTGGGCGCGCAGGGGGGTGGTCAGGCGTTTCTGGCAGGCACCGAACTGAGCCATGTCAGTGAGCTGGCCGCGGTCAACCCACAGTGGGCAACCAGTCAATTCGTGCGGGTGGGTAACCCCCACTGTGTAACGTTGGTCGAGCAGGTGTCGGCATTGCCAGGCAACGCACAGATGCAGCAGCCGGCTCTGTTCGACGCCTTGAAGGCAATTGCCTTCGCGCCCCCGGCGGGTAGAGGCCACCCCTGTATTGCCGGGGTCAACCTGCAATGGGCCGCGCGCCAGCCTGGCAACCGCGTCATCGCGCGCGTGTTCGAGCGCGGGGAAGGTCCCACGGCGTCTTCCGGAACCAGTGCCAGTGCCGTCGCCTGCGCGGCATGGCGTGCGGGTTGGGTGCAGAGCGGTGAAGTTGCCGTGGTGATGCCGGGTGGCATTGCGCCGGTACGCTTGCACACTGAGGGCGAGAGGCTGCTGAGCGTCAGTCTGTTCGGCACTGCGCGGCTGCAAGTGTGA